The following proteins are co-located in the Haloarcula rubripromontorii genome:
- a CDS encoding tRNA pseudouridine(54/55) synthase Pus10, which translates to MSILEDARAALATGPLCDSCLGRLFADRSFGLANAQRGHALRVTVALADDDPFEDSEDCWVCEGECDRFDWWAQQAASAVRGYDFDTYQVGTKVPPLLEENDELLREDVGLEPDAGEALKTELNREVGKRIGDLTGAEVEFGRPEVQLTLDLATDEVETHVNSAFVYGRYRKLERDIPQTKWPCNDCNGTGLWQGEPCDGCGGSGYRYDESVEQLSAPVVREAMDGEEAVFHGAGREDVDALMLDSGRPFVIEVMEPRKRDVDTDDLEADINAFADGKVEVTDLHLATHEMVERVKELDASKTYRMDVEFGEPVDADALQDALAELDGATIQQETPQRVTHRRADITRTRTVYNAEGELTDERHADLRIHGEGGLYVKELVSSDEGRTEPSLAGLLDTDAVVTALDVVDVQGEDEPFAKAEYLKE; encoded by the coding sequence ATGAGCATACTGGAGGACGCCCGCGCGGCGCTTGCGACCGGGCCGCTGTGTGATTCCTGTCTCGGCCGGCTCTTCGCCGACCGGAGTTTCGGACTGGCCAACGCCCAGCGGGGCCACGCCCTGCGGGTGACGGTCGCGCTCGCGGACGACGACCCCTTCGAGGACAGCGAGGACTGCTGGGTCTGTGAAGGCGAGTGCGACCGCTTCGACTGGTGGGCCCAGCAGGCTGCCAGCGCGGTCCGTGGCTACGACTTCGACACATACCAGGTCGGGACGAAAGTGCCGCCGCTGCTCGAAGAGAACGACGAACTGCTCCGGGAGGACGTAGGCCTCGAACCGGACGCCGGCGAGGCGCTGAAGACCGAACTCAACCGCGAGGTCGGCAAGCGCATCGGCGACCTGACCGGCGCGGAAGTGGAGTTCGGCCGGCCGGAAGTCCAGCTCACACTCGACCTCGCGACGGACGAAGTGGAGACACACGTCAACTCGGCGTTTGTCTACGGCCGCTACCGCAAGCTCGAACGCGACATCCCCCAGACGAAGTGGCCCTGCAACGACTGCAACGGGACCGGGCTGTGGCAGGGCGAGCCCTGCGACGGCTGTGGCGGCAGCGGCTACCGCTACGACGAGAGCGTCGAGCAACTGTCCGCACCCGTCGTCCGCGAGGCGATGGACGGCGAGGAGGCCGTGTTCCACGGAGCCGGTCGCGAGGACGTCGACGCGCTGATGCTCGACTCCGGCCGCCCGTTTGTCATCGAGGTGATGGAACCCCGCAAACGCGACGTGGATACCGACGACCTCGAAGCCGATATTAACGCCTTCGCCGACGGGAAAGTCGAAGTGACGGACCTCCACCTGGCGACCCACGAGATGGTCGAGCGCGTCAAGGAACTAGACGCCTCCAAGACCTACCGGATGGACGTGGAGTTCGGGGAGCCGGTCGACGCCGATGCCCTGCAGGATGCGCTGGCGGAACTTGACGGGGCGACCATCCAACAGGAGACGCCCCAGCGTGTCACCCACCGACGGGCCGACATCACCCGGACGCGGACGGTGTACAACGCCGAGGGCGAACTGACCGACGAGCGCCACGCCGACCTCCGCATCCACGGCGAGGGCGGCCTGTACGTGAAGGAACTCGTCTCCAGCGACGAGGGGCGGACGGAGCCGAGCCTAGCCGGCCTGCTCGACACGGACGCAGTGGTGACCGCACTCGACGTGGTCGACGTACAGGGTGAGGACGAGCCGTTCGCGAAAGCCGAGTATCTCAAGGAGTAG
- a CDS encoding undecaprenyl-diphosphate phosphatase, translating into MNPILVAILLGLLQGVLEWIPVSSEGGVALASTVVTGVSPAAATRLALFLHAGTAVAATAYYRTEVRTILHSIRQLSRRPFADETADLSFIVIATAATAVTGLPAYMALDAAVSELEGGLFLALVGGLLVITGLLQRFAAALSLGEREVPDWLDAVLVGVLQGLAILPGVSRSGTTVSALLLRGHEGESSLRLSFLLSIPAALGANALVLVDDGVPAIDPLPAVVALAVSAVVGYLTVDALVRLVRQVPFWAVCTVFGALGVVGGLLVAL; encoded by the coding sequence ATGAACCCGATTCTCGTCGCTATTCTGCTGGGTCTGCTGCAAGGAGTGCTGGAGTGGATTCCGGTCTCCAGCGAGGGCGGCGTCGCACTCGCCTCGACGGTGGTCACGGGCGTCTCGCCCGCCGCCGCGACCCGCCTCGCGCTCTTTCTCCACGCCGGGACGGCTGTCGCGGCCACGGCCTACTATCGCACCGAGGTCAGGACGATTCTGCACTCGATTCGACAGCTCTCGCGCCGGCCGTTCGCCGACGAGACGGCGGACCTCTCGTTTATCGTCATCGCGACGGCGGCGACGGCTGTCACCGGACTTCCCGCGTACATGGCCCTCGACGCGGCCGTCTCGGAGCTAGAGGGCGGGCTCTTCTTGGCGCTGGTCGGTGGCCTGCTTGTCATCACCGGCCTCCTCCAGCGGTTCGCCGCGGCGCTGTCGCTGGGTGAGCGTGAGGTTCCCGACTGGCTCGACGCCGTCCTCGTCGGTGTGTTGCAGGGGCTGGCTATTCTTCCCGGTGTCTCCCGGTCCGGGACGACAGTGAGTGCGCTGTTGCTCCGGGGCCACGAGGGCGAGTCGTCGCTTCGCCTCTCGTTCCTGCTGTCGATTCCGGCCGCGCTCGGCGCGAATGCGCTTGTGCTGGTCGACGACGGCGTTCCTGCAATCGACCCGCTGCCGGCCGTCGTCGCCCTGGCCGTCAGCGCTGTCGTCGGCTATCTCACCGTCGACGCGCTGGTCCGACTGGTGCGGCAGGTCCCGTTCTGGGCGGTCTGTACGGTGTTTGGCGCGCTCGGCGTCGTCGGCGGACTCCTTGTCGCGCTGTGA
- a CDS encoding DUF4212 domain-containing protein, translated as MSRDTPADREESTIQPDGGTAPAHEDVDYLDREVNLLRPSTPFMRDHLKIIWSSFVLWALVVFGPVTLTALAPEMMTVQTPLFGFPLHYFLVSFGAPTGALILAVVYTRYRDALDQKYGIDPDSVESTAPEAGEATAADGGVEQ; from the coding sequence ATGTCAAGAGACACGCCTGCGGACCGAGAAGAGTCAACTATCCAACCAGACGGCGGTACAGCGCCCGCCCACGAGGACGTCGACTACCTCGACAGGGAGGTGAACCTGTTACGGCCAAGCACACCGTTTATGCGCGACCACCTGAAGATCATCTGGAGCAGTTTCGTGCTCTGGGCGCTGGTCGTGTTCGGGCCGGTGACGCTGACCGCACTTGCGCCGGAGATGATGACCGTGCAGACGCCCCTGTTCGGCTTCCCGCTGCACTACTTCCTCGTCTCGTTCGGTGCGCCAACGGGTGCGCTCATCCTGGCGGTGGTGTACACGCGCTACCGAGACGCGCTCGACCAGAAGTACGGTATCGACCCCGATTCCGTCGAGAGCACGGCCCCAGAGGCCGGCGAAGCGACGGCCGCTGACGGAGGTGTCGAGCAGTGA
- the acs gene encoding acetate--CoA ligase encodes MSDEDVQLEARLEEQEVFEPPESFVEQANVTDEGIYEEFEENWPECWEGAADLLDWEEEYDQVLDDSNPPFYEWFTDGTLNASTNCLDRHLEERGDEAAIEWVGEPVEEDNVTYTYEELHQKVNEFAAGLREMGVGEDDVVTMYMPMIPQLPIAMLACARIGAPHSVVFAGFSADALATRMNSADSEYLVTCDGYYRRGDPLDHLDKANEGLSGVDHEVERAIVAERLMDGDGFDHDYADNQVAFEDVVADNEGETVEPVDRDAEDMLFLMYTSGTTGKPKGVKHSTGGYLAWAAWTSQAVLDIKPEDTYFCSADIGWITGHSYIVYGPLALGTTTMMYEGTPDYPDKDRLWDIVEEYEADQLYTAPTAIRAFMKWGKQYPEQHDLSSLRLLGTVGEPINPRAWKWYYKHIGNEECPVVDTWWQTETGGMMITTLPGVKDMKPGSAGPPLPGNDVRIVDTEGEEVEPGRAGYLTVDKPWPGMLRTLYKNDERFINEYWAEYSDTDSDDSDDWVYFPEDGAKIDEDGYITVLGRVDDVINVSGHRLGTMEIESAIVGVEGVAEAAVVGGDHDIKGEAVYAYVITEDGYEETEELRSAIIDGVEDAIGPIARPEAVIFTPELPKTRSGKIMRRLLEDIANGEELGDTSTLRNPDVVSDIETKVQGD; translated from the coding sequence ATGTCAGATGAAGATGTCCAACTCGAAGCACGGCTCGAAGAGCAGGAGGTTTTCGAGCCCCCGGAGTCGTTCGTCGAGCAGGCGAACGTCACGGACGAGGGTATCTACGAGGAGTTCGAGGAGAACTGGCCGGAGTGCTGGGAAGGGGCCGCCGACCTTCTCGACTGGGAGGAAGAGTACGATCAGGTACTCGACGATTCGAACCCGCCGTTCTACGAGTGGTTCACCGACGGCACACTGAACGCGTCGACCAACTGTCTTGACCGGCATCTGGAAGAGCGCGGCGACGAGGCCGCTATCGAATGGGTCGGTGAGCCGGTCGAGGAAGACAACGTCACCTACACCTACGAGGAACTTCATCAGAAGGTCAACGAGTTCGCGGCCGGCCTGCGCGAGATGGGTGTCGGCGAAGACGACGTCGTGACGATGTATATGCCGATGATTCCGCAGCTCCCCATCGCCATGCTGGCCTGTGCCCGCATCGGTGCGCCCCACTCCGTCGTCTTCGCCGGCTTCTCCGCGGACGCGCTTGCGACGCGGATGAACTCCGCTGATTCTGAGTATCTTGTTACCTGCGACGGCTACTACCGCCGCGGCGACCCGCTCGACCACCTCGACAAGGCCAACGAGGGACTGAGTGGTGTCGACCACGAGGTCGAGCGCGCCATCGTCGCCGAGCGCCTGATGGACGGCGACGGTTTCGATCACGACTACGCGGACAATCAGGTCGCCTTCGAGGATGTCGTCGCCGACAACGAAGGCGAGACGGTCGAACCAGTCGACCGCGACGCCGAGGACATGCTGTTCCTCATGTACACCTCCGGAACCACCGGGAAGCCGAAGGGCGTCAAACACTCCACGGGCGGCTACCTCGCGTGGGCGGCCTGGACCTCGCAGGCAGTGCTGGACATCAAACCCGAGGACACGTACTTCTGCTCGGCCGACATCGGCTGGATTACCGGCCACTCCTACATCGTCTACGGCCCGCTCGCGCTCGGCACCACGACGATGATGTACGAGGGGACGCCGGACTACCCCGACAAGGACCGCCTCTGGGACATCGTCGAGGAGTACGAGGCCGACCAACTGTACACCGCGCCGACGGCAATCCGCGCGTTCATGAAGTGGGGCAAGCAGTACCCCGAGCAACACGACCTCTCCAGCCTGCGGCTGCTGGGCACTGTCGGCGAGCCCATCAACCCCCGCGCCTGGAAGTGGTACTACAAACACATCGGCAACGAGGAGTGTCCCGTCGTCGACACCTGGTGGCAGACCGAGACCGGCGGCATGATGATAACGACACTCCCGGGCGTCAAGGACATGAAGCCGGGGTCAGCCGGGCCGCCGCTACCGGGCAACGACGTCCGTATCGTCGACACAGAGGGCGAGGAGGTCGAACCCGGCCGCGCCGGCTACCTGACTGTTGACAAGCCGTGGCCCGGGATGCTCCGAACGCTGTACAAGAACGACGAACGGTTCATCAACGAGTACTGGGCGGAGTACTCAGACACCGACAGCGACGACTCTGACGACTGGGTGTACTTCCCCGAAGACGGCGCGAAAATCGACGAGGACGGCTACATCACCGTCCTCGGCCGCGTCGACGACGTGATCAACGTCTCCGGTCACCGGCTCGGAACGATGGAAATCGAGAGTGCCATCGTCGGCGTCGAAGGCGTCGCCGAGGCCGCCGTCGTCGGCGGCGACCACGACATCAAGGGCGAGGCGGTGTACGCCTACGTCATCACCGAGGACGGCTACGAAGAGACAGAAGAACTCCGCAGTGCGATTATCGACGGTGTCGAAGACGCTATCGGGCCGATCGCTCGGCCGGAAGCGGTCATCTTCACGCCCGAACTGCCGAAGACCCGCTCCGGGAAGATCATGCGCCGCCTGCTAGAAGACATCGCTAACGGCGAGGAACTGGGCGATACGAGTACGCTGCGAAACCCTGACGTTGTCAGTGATATCGAGACCAAGGTCCAGGGTGACTGA
- a CDS encoding mechanosensitive ion channel family protein, translated as MQLGSGAVDLLSGLPAWQGFLLLVGSGVALALGIRVVGDRLLRRITPRIEGDVDDIVFRGIHTAMYVTVGLGGAYAGAQIYDVRPAVAVSLEAGTLSLVVIVWMVTLLRIGRQASAIATDSAYIDRQMVPILQNVWSAVVSGGGILLLLVLWDIDVTPLLASAGIMGIIVGLAARDTLANFFGSLSLYLDGTYAVGDFVVLESGERGRVEDISVRSTVIRTRDDILVTVPNSKLNNAAIVNESTPRRKRRIRVPVGVAYGTDIDRVEDMLLELAETEDLVQERPNPRVRFRAFGDSALNFELLCWVGNPALTARATHELNSAIYKRFQTEGIEIPFPQQSISISTEEIPGDLFGRGQSKGTTTDGGGIVRE; from the coding sequence ATGCAACTGGGAAGCGGTGCTGTGGACCTGCTGTCTGGGCTGCCGGCCTGGCAGGGGTTTCTGCTACTCGTCGGCAGTGGGGTAGCCCTCGCGCTGGGCATTCGCGTGGTCGGTGACCGACTGCTCAGACGGATCACGCCCCGCATCGAGGGCGATGTCGACGATATCGTCTTCCGTGGAATTCACACCGCCATGTACGTCACGGTCGGCCTGGGCGGGGCCTACGCCGGCGCACAGATTTACGACGTCCGGCCGGCCGTCGCCGTCTCGCTGGAAGCCGGGACGCTCTCGCTGGTCGTCATCGTCTGGATGGTGACGCTGCTGCGCATCGGCCGCCAGGCGTCCGCCATCGCGACGGATTCGGCGTACATCGACCGCCAGATGGTCCCCATCCTCCAGAACGTCTGGAGCGCGGTCGTCTCCGGCGGGGGTATCCTGCTCCTGCTGGTCCTGTGGGACATCGACGTCACACCGCTACTGGCCTCAGCAGGGATTATGGGTATCATCGTCGGCTTGGCGGCCCGGGACACGCTGGCGAACTTCTTCGGCTCGCTGTCGCTGTATCTCGATGGAACGTACGCAGTTGGCGACTTTGTTGTCCTCGAAAGTGGCGAACGCGGCCGCGTCGAGGACATTTCCGTCCGCTCGACGGTCATCCGCACCCGCGACGACATCCTCGTCACCGTCCCGAACTCGAAGCTCAACAACGCCGCCATCGTCAACGAGTCGACGCCGCGGCGCAAGCGCCGGATTCGCGTCCCCGTCGGCGTCGCCTACGGAACGGACATCGACCGGGTCGAGGATATGCTTCTGGAACTAGCCGAAACCGAGGACCTCGTGCAGGAGCGACCGAACCCGCGAGTCCGGTTCCGGGCGTTCGGCGACTCGGCGCTGAACTTCGAGCTGCTGTGCTGGGTCGGCAATCCGGCTCTGACAGCCCGTGCCACGCACGAACTCAACAGCGCGATCTACAAACGGTTCCAGACCGAGGGCATCGAAATCCCGTTCCCACAGCAGTCTATCTCCATCTCGACCGAAGAGATTCCGGGCGACCTGTTCGGTCGGGGACAGTCGAAGGGCACAACCACGGACGGCGGCGGCATAGTTCGCGAGTGA
- a CDS encoding CheF family chemotaxis protein: MSGDERKLVDTSGDFQYVVRDGDQVSDPKWRSCRLIVTNKRLILATNGSKQPIPHSSITLPSNPDDLVPDGGTGGATALEVGNNVLLVDTPNLDDFETEYVRATLQGEVILARQQAVVGGVVQEDAEWSKARFQLDDDIIRLQFPGGKSTSFEIEDVGTIETGTSTVMGQEREVIEVEHTDDEDRSVETHISGMDHHTRALQTLFTRVIEDREDDYELSEMESQVLMALYSGVSPFEMSDFVGTTPDEVEEIYQKLLDIGAVDEVRVRTEVALNAQGRNMASEAMSEK, from the coding sequence ATGAGTGGTGACGAACGCAAGCTAGTCGACACGTCGGGGGACTTCCAGTACGTCGTCCGCGACGGCGACCAGGTGTCCGACCCGAAGTGGCGCTCCTGCCGACTCATCGTCACCAACAAGCGACTCATTCTGGCGACGAACGGCTCGAAACAGCCGATTCCCCACTCCAGCATCACCCTCCCGTCGAACCCCGACGATCTGGTTCCAGACGGTGGGACCGGCGGCGCAACCGCGCTGGAGGTCGGAAACAACGTTCTGCTGGTCGATACGCCGAATTTGGACGACTTCGAGACGGAGTACGTCCGGGCGACGCTACAGGGCGAGGTCATCCTCGCGCGACAGCAAGCGGTCGTCGGCGGCGTGGTTCAGGAGGATGCCGAGTGGAGCAAGGCGCGGTTTCAACTGGACGACGACATCATCCGCCTTCAGTTCCCCGGCGGCAAGAGCACGTCATTCGAAATCGAAGACGTCGGGACCATCGAAACCGGGACCAGCACGGTGATGGGTCAGGAGCGGGAGGTCATCGAGGTCGAACACACCGACGACGAGGACCGCAGCGTCGAAACCCACATCTCAGGGATGGACCACCATACGCGGGCGCTGCAGACACTCTTTACCCGCGTTATCGAGGATCGCGAGGACGATTACGAACTCTCGGAGATGGAGAGTCAGGTGTTGATGGCGCTGTACTCCGGTGTCTCTCCGTTCGAGATGTCTGACTTCGTCGGGACGACACCTGACGAGGTCGAAGAAATATACCAGAAACTGCTCGATATCGGTGCGGTTGACGAGGTCCGAGTTCGGACCGAAGTCGCGTTGAACGCGCAGGGGCGGAATATGGCGAGTGAAGCGATGAGTGAAAAATAG
- a CDS encoding sodium:solute symporter family transporter, with the protein MTVPLQAEALDISFKLVPAIIVFLMMASFLVIGYVFKVADTEGMWVAGRGIGNIENGMAIGANWMSAASYLGLAGLVALSGFYGLAFIVGWTTGYFVLLIFLAAQMRRFGKYTAPDFVGDRFNSPTARALAAFTTLLIAYVYSVGQARGMGLVGQYVFGLEIIPMIVVMMTITVGYLALSGMLGATKNMAVQYTILIVAFLAGVYVVGFSQGYSTILPQIEYGALIADLGREFSAPFVNQPFYLWIATAFSLIVGTCGLPHVLVRFYTVRSERVARWSCVWGLFFILLLYWASPAMAAFGVDLFQTTTGASAYAAEGGMSGAEGDVIVVLAAQFANLPTWFVGLVAAGAMAAAIATTAGLFITASSAVAHDIYTELINPDATQRQQVLIGRGTIIGMGALVTVTAFNPPALIGELVAYAFSLAGTVLFPMFFLGLWWENTNRQGALAGMVLGLLIWITSIINSVLPSYIGALEAIAGEGGAIVPIYAQYVPPIGAALIGTPLVFIVTIAVSLATPEPPMETKKMVRQCHSPEPMGQQETAADVVGDNTGGGTPADD; encoded by the coding sequence GTGACGGTCCCGCTACAGGCCGAAGCGCTCGACATCTCGTTCAAGCTCGTCCCGGCGATCATCGTCTTCCTGATGATGGCCTCGTTCCTCGTCATCGGCTACGTGTTCAAAGTGGCCGACACAGAAGGGATGTGGGTCGCAGGCCGCGGCATCGGCAACATCGAGAACGGGATGGCCATCGGCGCGAACTGGATGTCCGCCGCCTCGTACCTGGGGCTCGCCGGACTGGTTGCGCTCTCGGGGTTCTACGGGCTGGCGTTCATCGTCGGCTGGACGACCGGCTACTTCGTCCTGCTCATCTTCCTCGCGGCGCAGATGCGCCGCTTCGGGAAGTACACCGCGCCGGACTTCGTCGGCGACCGGTTCAATTCGCCGACCGCTCGCGCGCTAGCCGCGTTCACCACGCTACTCATCGCGTATGTCTACTCCGTCGGCCAGGCCCGCGGCATGGGGCTGGTCGGTCAGTACGTCTTCGGGCTGGAAATCATCCCGATGATCGTCGTGATGATGACCATCACTGTCGGCTACCTCGCGCTCTCGGGAATGCTGGGCGCGACGAAGAACATGGCCGTTCAGTACACCATCCTCATCGTCGCGTTCCTTGCCGGCGTGTACGTCGTCGGCTTCTCGCAGGGGTACTCGACGATACTCCCGCAGATCGAGTACGGCGCGCTGATCGCCGACCTCGGTCGCGAGTTCTCCGCACCGTTCGTGAACCAGCCGTTCTACCTCTGGATCGCGACGGCGTTCTCGCTCATCGTCGGGACCTGTGGCCTCCCGCACGTCCTCGTTCGGTTCTACACGGTCAGAAGCGAGCGCGTCGCTCGCTGGTCCTGCGTGTGGGGGCTGTTCTTCATCCTCCTGCTCTACTGGGCGTCGCCCGCGATGGCAGCCTTCGGCGTCGACCTGTTCCAGACGACGACCGGCGCGAGCGCCTACGCTGCTGAAGGCGGTATGTCCGGCGCTGAGGGTGACGTGATCGTCGTCCTCGCCGCGCAGTTTGCCAACCTCCCGACGTGGTTCGTCGGCCTCGTCGCGGCCGGTGCGATGGCCGCCGCCATCGCGACGACCGCCGGGCTGTTCATCACGGCCTCCTCCGCAGTCGCGCACGACATCTACACCGAACTGATCAACCCTGACGCGACCCAGCGCCAGCAGGTGCTCATCGGTCGCGGAACGATCATCGGCATGGGCGCGCTGGTGACGGTGACCGCGTTTAACCCACCGGCGCTCATCGGCGAACTGGTCGCCTACGCGTTCTCACTCGCGGGCACCGTACTGTTCCCGATGTTCTTCCTCGGCCTCTGGTGGGAGAACACGAACCGTCAGGGCGCACTGGCCGGGATGGTGCTCGGCCTGCTCATCTGGATCACCTCAATCATCAACAGCGTCCTGCCGAGCTACATCGGCGCGCTCGAAGCGATTGCCGGTGAAGGAGGGGCAATCGTTCCAATCTACGCCCAGTACGTCCCACCCATCGGCGCTGCGCTGATCGGGACGCCGCTCGTGTTCATCGTCACCATCGCCGTCTCGCTGGCGACGCCAGAGCCGCCCATGGAGACGAAGAAGATGGTGCGACAGTGTCACAGCCCCGAACCAATGGGACAGCAGGAGACCGCCGCAGACGTCGTCGGCGACAACACCGGCGGCGGCACCCCCGCAGACGACTAA
- the rnhB gene encoding ribonuclease HII, giving the protein MRFGVDEAGKGPVLGSMFAAAVKADPAVLPDGVGDSKDIRPERRERLAEEIRELADAVGVAEVPVERIDADGTDMNTLTVDAQAAALSEVARTGLSGTVDAGDTDAARFGRRVADAVEADVTVRAEHGADETDPVVGAASIIAKVARDTHVAELAEEYGDVGSGYPSDPTTRAFLAEYVDRHGELPGCARRSWSTCDDVLAAAEQASLGDF; this is encoded by the coding sequence ATGCGATTTGGCGTCGATGAGGCTGGGAAAGGGCCGGTTCTGGGGTCGATGTTCGCTGCTGCTGTCAAGGCCGACCCGGCAGTCCTACCTGACGGTGTCGGTGACTCGAAAGACATCAGACCGGAGCGACGCGAGCGGTTGGCCGAGGAGATCCGCGAGTTGGCAGACGCCGTCGGCGTCGCCGAGGTCCCGGTCGAACGTATCGACGCCGACGGCACGGACATGAACACGCTGACCGTCGACGCGCAGGCGGCGGCACTCTCGGAAGTGGCCCGAACCGGCCTGTCGGGGACGGTCGACGCCGGCGACACCGACGCGGCGCGGTTCGGCCGCCGGGTCGCGGACGCGGTCGAGGCTGATGTGACCGTGCGGGCAGAACACGGGGCCGACGAGACGGACCCAGTGGTCGGCGCGGCCTCCATCATTGCGAAGGTGGCCCGCGACACACACGTCGCGGAACTGGCCGAGGAGTACGGCGACGTGGGGTCTGGCTATCCCAGCGACCCGACGACGCGAGCCTTTCTCGCAGAGTACGTGGACCGCCACGGCGAGTTGCCGGGGTGTGCCCGCCGCTCGTGGTCGACGTGTGACGACGTGCTGGCGGCGGCGGAACAGGCGTCGCTGGGCGATTTCTGA
- a CDS encoding universal stress protein, translating into MYDNILVPTDGSETAENAVDQAVDIASKYGATVHALYVVDVDATSYSLGTEQVDRIRQGYLDEMTEVKADADEATGYVRDRAAEHGVEVKEHVTAGEPARAVRKFVEDNDIDLIVMGSHGRSGLKRVILGSVTEKVLRRTRLPVLVVDVHGDTDIEA; encoded by the coding sequence ATGTACGACAACATCCTCGTTCCGACGGACGGCAGCGAAACCGCCGAAAACGCGGTCGACCAGGCAGTCGACATCGCCTCGAAGTACGGCGCGACGGTTCACGCGCTGTACGTCGTCGACGTCGACGCCACCAGCTACTCGCTGGGGACAGAGCAGGTCGACCGTATCCGACAGGGTTACCTCGACGAGATGACCGAAGTGAAAGCCGACGCAGACGAAGCGACCGGCTACGTTCGCGACCGGGCCGCCGAACACGGCGTCGAGGTCAAAGAGCACGTCACCGCCGGCGAGCCGGCCCGCGCCGTCCGGAAGTTCGTCGAGGACAACGATATCGATCTCATCGTGATGGGATCACACGGTCGCTCTGGCCTCAAGCGTGTCATTCTCGGTAGCGTCACGGAGAAGGTACTGCGCCGAACGCGGCTGCCGGTGCTGGTCGTCGACGTGCACGGTGACACGGACATCGAGGCGTGA